The following nucleotide sequence is from Methylocella tundrae.
ATGCTGGCCGCCTTGGCGCCGGGCGCCAAGCCGCTGCTTGCCGCTTTTCCCTGGCCCGCCGCCTTGACATTGCTTCTCTTCGTGCATCGTGTCGACGGCGTCGAGCCCGGATTATATGCGCTGGAGCGCAATCGGCAGGCCGCCGCGCGACTGCGAGCGGCTGCGCCCGCGTTCGACTGGGCGCCCGTCGATCTCGACGGATCGCCATTGTATCGCCTGCGCGGCGGCGCCGTCGAAAAGGAAGCAACGCGCCTTGCCTGCCTGCAGCCGATTTCGGGCAATGGCTGTTTCAGCCTCGCCATGGTCGCCGATTTCGACCATACTCTTCGTGAAGACGGCGCTTTTGGCTACCGGCGCCTTCACTGGGAAGCCGGACTTATCGGCCAATCGCTTTATCTGTGGGCGACGGCTGCCGGGCTCTCTGGAACCGGCATCGGTTGTTTCTTCGATGACGAGGTTCACGCCCTGCTCGGCCTGCCCGTCGCAGAAACGCAGTTTCAGGACCTCTATCATTTTACCGTCGGGGCGCCGATCGAAGATCCGCGCATTCTGACGCTTCCCGCCTATTCCGACGAAAGACGCGGGGACTTATAAGTATTTTTCTCAGAAAATCAGCGGCACGCTTATGCGGTCGTCCTCGCCCGGCAGAGGTTGACATGGACCAACGACTGGTCCATTTGATACAGCAATGAGGATTTCCGTAACCGAAGCCAAAGGGCAATTGACCGATCTTGTCCGCCGCGCCGAAGCGGGCGACGAAATCATCTTAACGCGCCACGGGCAGGCCGCCGTCCGCCTTGTGCCGGTCAAGGCAGTCCCCGAGGCAAAAGAGCGCAGGAAGCTTCTTGAAGCGATCCGCGCCAGCGGGGGCGCCAAGGCGAGTTCTGGACCGGGCGCGGCGCGCAGTCAGGACTTCCTCTACGGCGAGGACGGTCTGCCCGAATGATCGCGCGCGCCTGACCGTCCATGATCGCAATTGACACATCGGCGCTCATGGCGATCGTTCTCAACGAGGCTCAGTCCGACGCCTGCATCAGGGCGCTCGAAATCGAGCCGAAGGTTCTGATTTCGGCGGGAACGCTGGCGGAAGCCCTGATCGTCGCAGGCCGCCGTAACGTCGGCGAAGAAATGACAAGGCTCATAGATGGCCTCGGCTTCGAGGTCGTCACCGTAACCCCTGCTTCGGCGCGGCGGATAGCCGAGGCCTATGCGCGTTGGGGAAAGGGCGCGCATCCGGCGGGGCTGAACTTCGGCGATTGCTTCGCTTATGAAGCAGCCAGGGAAAATGCCTGCGCTTTATTGTTTGTCGGAAATGACTTCTCGCAAACCGACCTCGAAAGCGTCCTTTCAGCGTGACGCCGCGAGGACGCTTAGTTCCATTCAACCGGGAATTTACGTGGGCTTGCGGCTTTTCGTCCCCTTTGATCCTGGTCAATTTGCCCGGACGCGCCATATGCAATCCAGCAAAGCAGATCCATTACGCCAACGCCGCGCGAACGGCGTAATCGAGCTAAACGGGGCCAAGAAATCGCGGCCCTGATCAGGGTTGATTGCGCGATTTGAGAGACGCTTCGATGTCATCTGTCTTCGACAAATACGCGAAGCGCAGCGTGCCGCGCTATACGAGCTATCCGACCGCGCCCCATTTCAAAGCGGAGTTCTCCGAAGCGCTCTATCGCGAGTGGCTCGGCCGGCTCGACCCGAATGAGCCCATTTCGCTTTATCTGCATGTGCCGTTCTGCCAGCAGATGTGCTGGTATTGCGGCTGCAATATGAAGCTGTCGGCTCGCTACGCCCCGGTTTCCGCCTATGTCGAATGTTTGATCGCGGAGATCGATCTTGTCGCGGGCGCCTTGCCGGCGCGGATGCGGGTCGCACATGTTCACTTCGGCGGCGGCACGCCGACCGCCCTCGATCCCGGCGATCTCGCCGCGATTATGGGGCGCATCGCAGAGCGCTTTCAATTGGAGCCCGGCGCCGAACTGGCGATCGAGAGCGATCCGCGAACGCTGACCGATGCGATGATCGAGCGGATCGGCGCCCTTGGCTTCAACCGCGCGAGCTTTGGCGTGCAGGAATTCGACCCTAAAGTGCAGGCGGCGATCAACCGGATACAACCGCCTGAAATGGTCGCGCGGGCGACGGAAGGCCTGCGCGCGGCTGGCGTCAGGCGCATCAATTTCGATTTGATTTACGGATTGCCGCATCAAACCGCAACGGCGCTTCGCCAGACTGTCGAGCAGTGCGTCGCGATGAGGCCGGATCGTGTCGCCCTCTTCGGTTACGCTCACGTTCCGTGGATGGCCAAAAATCAGCGCATGATTCCAGAGGACGCCCTGCCCCAGAGCACGGAGCGCGCGGCTCAGGCGGAGGCCGCTGCGGCCGCGCTCGTTTCCGGCGGCTACGCGCGGATCGGCATCGACCATTTTGCGCTTGCCGGCGATCCGCTTGCGATCGCCGCCCGCGCCGGAGAGCTGCGGCGCAATTTCCAGGGCTATACGAGCGACGCCGCCCAAACGCTGATCGGCGTCGGCGCTACTTCCATCGGCCGAACGCCGAAGGGCTACGTCCAGAACGCCGCCGAGACGGGGGCCTGGTCACGCGCCGTTTCCGCGGGACGGCTGTCCGTCGCGCGCGGCCATTCTATGAGCGCGGAGGACGCGCTTCGCGCTCATGTGATCGAACGTATCATGTGCGATGGCGCAATTGATCTCTCAGCGGCCGGACGCGCCTTTGGGTTCGAGGAGGAGTGGTGGACTGTCGAGAAGACGATGCTCGCTGAACTGCAAGGCGATGGCGTGATCTCCCAGGAGAAGGACCGCTTGGCGCTCGCCCCGGATTCGATGCATTTCGCGCGCATCGTCGCCTCGGTTTTCGACGCTTATCTTCGCGCCGCCCCTGTTCGTCATTCCGTCGCGGTCTAGCGCGCCGCCGTCCGGGACCGCGCGGATGACGCGCAGGCGGCGTGAAGAGGGATAGCGAAGCGCGCTTCAGCCTGGCCGCTGGCCTACCGGGACCAGCCACGCATTCAACCCGCCCATCATGAATTTTGTCAAAAATTCGTGCAGATCTGGCGCGCTGATGGCCAGCGGCCGGCCGCCGTGAAAAACCGCTTCGGCGCCGGCGGCGATGATAATCGAAGACGCCAGCATCAGATCGTGTTGAGACAGGATCGAGGCGGGAATGAAGCGCCGGAGATCTTCTTCCAAATTCGCCGAAAGCCCGCGGATTGT
It contains:
- a CDS encoding type II toxin-antitoxin system Phd/YefM family antitoxin, with amino-acid sequence MRISVTEAKGQLTDLVRRAEAGDEIILTRHGQAAVRLVPVKAVPEAKERRKLLEAIRASGGAKASSGPGAARSQDFLYGEDGLPE
- a CDS encoding type II toxin-antitoxin system VapC family toxin, whose translation is MIAIDTSALMAIVLNEAQSDACIRALEIEPKVLISAGTLAEALIVAGRRNVGEEMTRLIDGLGFEVVTVTPASARRIAEAYARWGKGAHPAGLNFGDCFAYEAARENACALLFVGNDFSQTDLESVLSA
- the hemN gene encoding oxygen-independent coproporphyrinogen III oxidase, with amino-acid sequence MSSVFDKYAKRSVPRYTSYPTAPHFKAEFSEALYREWLGRLDPNEPISLYLHVPFCQQMCWYCGCNMKLSARYAPVSAYVECLIAEIDLVAGALPARMRVAHVHFGGGTPTALDPGDLAAIMGRIAERFQLEPGAELAIESDPRTLTDAMIERIGALGFNRASFGVQEFDPKVQAAINRIQPPEMVARATEGLRAAGVRRINFDLIYGLPHQTATALRQTVEQCVAMRPDRVALFGYAHVPWMAKNQRMIPEDALPQSTERAAQAEAAAAALVSGGYARIGIDHFALAGDPLAIAARAGELRRNFQGYTSDAAQTLIGVGATSIGRTPKGYVQNAAETGAWSRAVSAGRLSVARGHSMSAEDALRAHVIERIMCDGAIDLSAAGRAFGFEEEWWTVEKTMLAELQGDGVISQEKDRLALAPDSMHFARIVASVFDAYLRAAPVRHSVAV